Proteins from one Rosa chinensis cultivar Old Blush chromosome 7, RchiOBHm-V2, whole genome shotgun sequence genomic window:
- the LOC112176012 gene encoding uncharacterized protein LOC112176012 isoform X1, producing the protein MANGIESSCTDIVKEDHGFRVILEGLENTMTAKFRKNSLWSGKSCIFRVPEVLRRHKPEAYRPDVVSIGPFHRGGKKFRPIEDVKRWYLQNLLSRMNISLKTLMEGIDNIIEFEKRAREFYSEPPHLSRDDFIEMLILDGCFIVELFWKYFCWSFMHFLKTDLVPAEELNIDNDPIINKDCMIQYIYHDLLLLENQVPWFVLECLYNLTLDKYFPFPLKRIVLASFCKQESLSCMLQFYLSHRQDDDDHDYDAVSGDADDFDGEILHILDLVRTATTFRFKNKPIPGSKVKLSPATTLSESGIKFRKSTDSGIIPSFLHDFLSWLGGFS; encoded by the coding sequence ATGGCAAACGGTATAGAGAGCAGTTGTACAGATATTGTTAAAGAAGATCATGGGTTCAGAGTCATTCTTGAAGGATTGGAGAACACCATGACAGCAAAGTTTCGCAAGAACTCACTCTGGTCTGGTAAGAGCTGCATTTTCAGAGTTCCCGAAGTGCTTCGGAGGCATAAACCAGAGGCATATAGACCTGATGTTGTGTCAATCGGTCCCTTTCACCGAGGCGGTAAAAAATTTCGACCCATAGAAGATGTGAAACGATGGTACTTACAGAACCTTCTCTCTCGCATGAATATAAGCTTGAAAACCTTAATGGAAGGCATTGATAATATTATTGAGTTTGAGAAACGCGCCCGTGAATTTTATTCAGAACCCCCTCATCTTAGCCGGGATGACTTCATAGAAATGCTGATACTTGATGGTTGCTTTATAGTAGAACTATTTTGGAAGTATTTTTGTTGGTCGTTTATGCATTTCTTGAAGACAGATCTAGTTCCAGCTGAAGAACTCAATATTGATAATGACCCTATAATCAACAAGGACTGCATGATCCAATATATTTACCATGACCTTTTGCTACTAGAAAATCAGGTACCTTGGTTTGTTCTCGAGTGTTTATATAACCTTACTCTGGACAAATACTTCCCCTTTCCTCTTAAGAGAATTGTGCTTGCTTCCTTTTGCAAGCAAGAATCATTGTCTTGTATGTTGCAGTTCTATCTTAGTCACCGTCAGGATGATGATGATCACGATTATGATGCTGTTAGTGGTGATGCTGACGACTTTGATGGTGAGATTTTGCACATACTTGATCTAGTAAGAACTGCCACAACTTTCCGATTTAAGAATAAACCAATTCCCGGCTCAAAGGTAAAACTGTCTCCTGCAACAACTCTCTCAGAATCGGGTATTAAATTTAGAAAGAGCACTGATTCTGGCATAATTCCTTCATTCCTCCACGATTTTCTTTCTTGGCTTGGAGGATTCTCTTAG
- the LOC112176012 gene encoding uncharacterized protein LOC112176012 isoform X2 has protein sequence MANGIESSCTDIVKEDHGFRVILEGLENTMTAKFRKNSLWSGKSCIFRVPEVLRRHKPEAYRPDVVSIGPFHRGGKKFRPIEDVKRWYLQNLLSRMNISLKTLMEGIDNIIEFEKRAREFYSEPPHLSRDDFIEMLILDGCFIVELFWKYFCWSFMHFLKTDLVPAEELNIDNDPIINKDCMIQYIYHDLLLLENQFYLSHRQDDDDHDYDAVSGDADDFDGEILHILDLVRTATTFRFKNKPIPGSKVKLSPATTLSESGIKFRKSTDSGIIPSFLHDFLSWLGGFS, from the exons ATGGCAAACGGTATAGAGAGCAGTTGTACAGATATTGTTAAAGAAGATCATGGGTTCAGAGTCATTCTTGAAGGATTGGAGAACACCATGACAGCAAAGTTTCGCAAGAACTCACTCTGGTCTGGTAAGAGCTGCATTTTCAGAGTTCCCGAAGTGCTTCGGAGGCATAAACCAGAGGCATATAGACCTGATGTTGTGTCAATCGGTCCCTTTCACCGAGGCGGTAAAAAATTTCGACCCATAGAAGATGTGAAACGATGGTACTTACAGAACCTTCTCTCTCGCATGAATATAAGCTTGAAAACCTTAATGGAAGGCATTGATAATATTATTGAGTTTGAGAAACGCGCCCGTGAATTTTATTCAGAACCCCCTCATCTTAGCCGGGATGACTTCATAGAAATGCTGATACTTGATGGTTGCTTTATAGTAGAACTATTTTGGAAGTATTTTTGTTGGTCGTTTATGCATTTCTTGAAGACAGATCTAGTTCCAGCTGAAGAACTCAATATTGATAATGACCCTATAATCAACAAGGACTGCATGATCCAATATATTTACCATGACCTTTTGCTACTAGAAAATCAG TTCTATCTTAGTCACCGTCAGGATGATGATGATCACGATTATGATGCTGTTAGTGGTGATGCTGACGACTTTGATGGTGAGATTTTGCACATACTTGATCTAGTAAGAACTGCCACAACTTTCCGATTTAAGAATAAACCAATTCCCGGCTCAAAGGTAAAACTGTCTCCTGCAACAACTCTCTCAGAATCGGGTATTAAATTTAGAAAGAGCACTGATTCTGGCATAATTCCTTCATTCCTCCACGATTTTCTTTCTTGGCTTGGAGGATTCTCTTAG